The following are encoded in a window of Solidesulfovibrio magneticus RS-1 genomic DNA:
- a CDS encoding aryl-sulfate sulfotransferase, which produces MSESVLSGYVLVAPQESTFTYLVDRGGAVVHTWKSDFNAGLTATLTEDGHLFRAGKVANDHYIHGSGGVIEEYDWDGNLVWQYFYNDAEEFQHHDFTVLPNGNVLFIAAEIITADEALALGRDPAKLRDGYLVADKLVEVKPDGLSGGEVVWEWRAIDHIVQDVTPGKGTYGNVAAHPELVDFNYEGRPSFPDGWTHMNSVDYDEDTGQVLVSVRNYNEIWIIDHTTTTAEAAGHTGGDWGHGGDLLYRWGNPEAYRAGTRADRELNGQHDAKWIDDGLPGAGNILVFDNGAERLGGKYSRVLELAVPTAGDGIYYLSSDGTYGPAEASWSYTAQTPTTYYSARMSGAQRLPDGNTLTTVGDAGTLVEVTPEGDTAWVYDADRTVLEGAAPGSETSVFYASWYPEDYAGLAGKALIPQDATLGMLARYATNAVETTLGTSKALMAGSPAALAAFSA; this is translated from the coding sequence ATGAGCGAGTCCGTGCTTTCCGGTTACGTCCTGGTCGCCCCGCAGGAATCGACGTTCACCTATCTGGTCGATCGGGGCGGCGCGGTGGTCCATACCTGGAAAAGCGACTTCAACGCCGGGCTGACGGCCACGCTCACCGAGGACGGCCATCTTTTCCGGGCCGGCAAGGTGGCCAACGACCATTACATCCATGGTTCCGGCGGCGTCATCGAAGAATACGACTGGGACGGCAACCTGGTCTGGCAGTATTTCTACAACGACGCCGAGGAATTCCAGCACCACGATTTCACCGTCCTGCCAAACGGCAACGTGCTGTTTATCGCCGCCGAGATCATCACCGCCGACGAAGCCCTGGCCCTGGGCCGCGATCCCGCCAAGCTGCGCGACGGCTATCTCGTGGCCGACAAGCTCGTGGAAGTGAAGCCGGACGGCCTTTCCGGCGGCGAGGTGGTCTGGGAGTGGCGGGCCATCGACCACATCGTCCAGGACGTGACCCCCGGCAAGGGCACGTACGGCAACGTGGCCGCCCACCCGGAACTCGTGGACTTCAACTACGAGGGCCGGCCGTCCTTCCCGGACGGCTGGACCCACATGAACAGCGTGGACTACGACGAAGACACCGGACAGGTGCTCGTTAGCGTGCGCAACTACAACGAAATCTGGATCATCGACCACACGACCACCACGGCCGAGGCCGCCGGCCATACGGGCGGAGACTGGGGCCACGGCGGCGACCTGCTCTACCGCTGGGGCAATCCCGAGGCCTACCGGGCCGGAACCCGGGCCGACCGGGAGCTTAACGGCCAGCACGACGCCAAGTGGATCGACGACGGCCTGCCCGGGGCCGGCAATATCCTGGTTTTCGACAACGGGGCCGAGCGCCTGGGCGGCAAGTATTCCCGGGTGCTGGAACTGGCCGTGCCCACGGCCGGGGACGGGATCTATTATCTGTCCTCCGACGGAACCTACGGCCCGGCCGAAGCGAGCTGGTCCTACACGGCGCAGACGCCGACCACGTATTATTCCGCCCGCATGAGCGGCGCCCAGCGCCTGCCCGACGGCAACACCCTCACCACCGTGGGCGACGCCGGGACCTTGGTGGAAGTGACGCCCGAGGGCGACACGGCCTGGGTCTACGACGCCGACCGCACCGTGCTCGAAGGCGCGGCTCCGGGCTCGGAGACGTCGGTCTTTTACGCCAGCTGGTATCCCGAGGATTACGCCGGCCTGGCCGGCAAGGCGTTGATCCCCCAGGATGCGACCCTGGGGATGCTTGCGCGCTACGCCACCAATGCCGTGGAAACGACTCTGGGGACGTCCAAGGCGCTCATGGCCGGCTCGCCCGCTGCGCTGGCCGCCTTTTCGGCCTGA
- the gatB gene encoding Asp-tRNA(Asn)/Glu-tRNA(Gln) amidotransferase subunit GatB encodes MARYETVIGVEVHAQLKTKSKIFCSCSTRFGVDPNENVCPVCSGMPGVLPVLNATVVEYAAKMGLATGCVVNPVSVFARKNYFYPDLPKGYQTSQFEQPICEHGHVDITVDGTAKRIGITRIHMEEDAGKNIHSAADNLSYVDLNRACVPLIEIVSEPDMRGPEEVVAYLKALRAILVYLDVCDGNMEEGSFRCDANVSLRPVGQAEFGTRAELKNLNSFRHVQKAIEYEVERQADILDDGGKVIQETRLYDAAKNTTASMRGKEEAHDYRYFPDPDLVPVRIEAATLDKWRAELPELPEARRARFVADFGLSDYDAEVLTAERDMAEYFEAAVAAGADPKKAANWMQSELLRELNQAGVAARDAKLTPEKLASLVKLIDSGEISGKIAKQIFPDLFAQGLDPADYVRQKGLSQISDSNALESAVEAVLAANPAEVEAFRGGKTKLMGFFVGQIMKATKGQANPGLVNELLQKKLG; translated from the coding sequence ATGGCCAGGTACGAAACGGTCATCGGCGTCGAGGTCCACGCCCAGCTCAAAACCAAAAGCAAAATCTTTTGCTCCTGTTCCACCCGCTTTGGCGTTGATCCCAACGAAAATGTCTGCCCAGTCTGCTCGGGCATGCCCGGCGTGTTGCCGGTCTTAAACGCCACGGTCGTCGAGTATGCCGCCAAGATGGGCCTGGCCACGGGCTGCGTCGTCAATCCGGTCTCGGTCTTTGCCCGTAAGAACTATTTCTATCCCGATCTGCCCAAGGGCTACCAGACTTCCCAGTTCGAGCAGCCCATCTGCGAGCACGGCCATGTGGACATCACCGTGGACGGCACGGCCAAGCGAATCGGCATCACCCGCATCCACATGGAAGAGGACGCCGGCAAGAACATCCACTCCGCCGCCGACAACCTAAGCTACGTGGACCTCAACCGGGCCTGCGTGCCGCTTATCGAGATCGTCTCCGAACCGGACATGCGCGGCCCCGAGGAAGTCGTGGCCTACTTAAAGGCCCTGCGCGCCATCCTCGTCTACCTCGACGTGTGCGACGGCAACATGGAAGAAGGCTCCTTCCGTTGCGACGCCAACGTGAGCTTGCGCCCGGTGGGCCAGGCCGAGTTCGGCACCCGGGCGGAGCTCAAAAACCTCAACAGCTTCCGCCACGTCCAAAAAGCCATTGAATACGAGGTGGAACGCCAGGCCGACATCCTCGACGACGGCGGGAAGGTCATCCAGGAAACCCGCCTCTACGACGCCGCCAAAAACACCACCGCCTCCATGCGCGGCAAGGAAGAGGCCCACGACTACCGCTATTTCCCGGACCCCGACCTCGTGCCCGTGCGCATCGAGGCCGCCACCCTGGATAAATGGCGCGCCGAACTGCCTGAGCTGCCCGAAGCCCGCCGCGCCCGCTTCGTCGCCGATTTCGGCCTGTCCGACTACGACGCCGAAGTGCTCACCGCCGAGCGCGACATGGCCGAATACTTCGAAGCCGCCGTGGCCGCCGGGGCCGACCCCAAAAAGGCCGCCAACTGGATGCAAAGCGAGCTTTTGCGCGAACTCAACCAGGCTGGCGTCGCCGCCCGGGACGCCAAGCTCACCCCCGAGAAACTGGCCTCCCTCGTAAAGCTCATCGACTCCGGCGAAATCTCCGGCAAGATCGCCAAGCAAATCTTCCCCGACCTTTTTGCCCAGGGCCTTGACCCGGCCGATTACGTGCGTCAAAAGGGCCTGTCGCAGATTTCCGATTCCAACGCTCTGGAATCTGCCGTGGAGGCCGTGCTGGCCGCCAACCCGGCCGAGGTGGAAGCCTTCCGGGGCGGCAAGACCAAGCTCATGGGCTTTTTCGTGGGGCAGATCATGAAGGCGACCAAGGGTCAGGCCAACCCGGGGCTCGTCAACGAACTGCTGCAAAAAAAGCTCGGCTAG
- the mtnA gene encoding S-methyl-5-thioribose-1-phosphate isomerase: MTDHIAFSVDKQALLLLDQRFLPDREECFVVRNTADTVYALQTMVVRGAPAIGVTAAYGCWLAGREAAEAGDAWKDRLRELLVELEQARPTAVNLRWAVERMREKWASMGDVSLETLLSTWLGLAQDMHSEDIEINKAMGRNGADLIADGDTVLTHCNAGALATAGYGTALGVIRAAFEQGKRIQVIADETRPFLQGARLTAYELAKEGIPVTVACDNAVGHLMKRGMVQKVVVGADRIAANGDAANKIGTYTVALAAKAHGVPFYVAAPASTFDLRIATGDEIPIEDRTPREVTHVGEHRITPENVPVYNYAFDVTPAELIAGIITERGVLTAPYVESIRAVIGGK; this comes from the coding sequence ATGACCGACCATATCGCCTTTTCCGTCGACAAACAGGCCCTGCTCCTCCTTGACCAGCGTTTCCTGCCCGACCGCGAGGAATGCTTCGTGGTGCGCAACACCGCCGACACCGTCTACGCCCTGCAAACCATGGTGGTTCGCGGCGCGCCGGCCATCGGCGTCACTGCCGCCTACGGCTGCTGGCTGGCCGGACGCGAAGCGGCCGAAGCCGGAGACGCCTGGAAGGACCGCCTGCGGGAACTCCTCGTCGAGCTGGAACAGGCCCGCCCCACCGCCGTCAACCTGCGCTGGGCCGTGGAACGGATGCGGGAAAAATGGGCGTCCATGGGCGACGTCTCCCTGGAGACGCTGCTCTCGACCTGGCTGGGTCTGGCCCAGGACATGCACAGCGAAGACATCGAGATCAACAAGGCCATGGGCAGAAACGGGGCCGACCTCATTGCCGACGGCGACACCGTGCTCACCCACTGCAATGCCGGCGCCCTGGCCACGGCCGGCTACGGCACGGCCCTGGGCGTCATCCGGGCCGCCTTCGAGCAGGGCAAGCGCATCCAGGTCATCGCCGACGAGACCCGGCCGTTTTTGCAGGGCGCGCGCCTGACCGCCTATGAGCTGGCCAAGGAAGGCATCCCGGTGACCGTCGCCTGCGACAACGCCGTGGGCCATCTCATGAAGCGCGGCATGGTCCAAAAGGTCGTGGTCGGCGCGGACCGCATCGCCGCCAACGGCGACGCCGCCAACAAGATCGGCACCTACACCGTGGCCCTGGCCGCCAAGGCCCACGGCGTGCCCTTCTACGTGGCCGCTCCGGCTTCCACCTTCGACCTGCGCATCGCCACGGGCGACGAGATCCCCATCGAGGACCGCACCCCGCGCGAAGTCACCCATGTGGGCGAACACCGCATCACCCCGGAAAACGTCCCGGTCTACAACTACGCCTTCGACGTCACCCCGGCCGAACTCATCGCCGGCATCATCACCGAGCGCGGTGTCCTGACCGCGCCCTATGTCGAGTCCATTCGCGCCGTCATCGGCGGGAAGTAG
- a CDS encoding sulfide-dependent adenosine diphosphate thiazole synthase: MSLDERIITQAILETYFEKFKSSLDLDVAIVGGGPSGMTAARLLAADGFNVALFERKLSLGGGMWGGGMTFNMIVVQEESVHLLTDVGVPVKRYKDNYFTADAVAATTTLASAACLAGAKIFNCMSVEDVMLREENGVKRVTGIVINSSPVEIAGLHVDPVVLGSKYLVEATGHAVEVLQTLVRKNDVRLNTPSGGIEGEQSMWADTAEINTVKNTREIFPGLYVAGMAANASYGSYRMGPIFGGMLLSGEKVAADIAAKLKG, encoded by the coding sequence ATGTCTCTCGACGAACGCATCATCACCCAGGCCATCCTGGAGACCTATTTCGAGAAGTTCAAATCGAGCCTTGATCTTGACGTCGCCATCGTCGGCGGCGGCCCCTCGGGCATGACCGCCGCCCGGCTTTTGGCCGCCGACGGCTTCAACGTCGCCCTGTTCGAACGCAAGCTGTCCCTTGGCGGCGGCATGTGGGGCGGCGGCATGACGTTTAACATGATCGTCGTCCAGGAAGAGAGCGTGCACCTGCTCACCGACGTGGGCGTGCCGGTCAAACGCTACAAGGACAACTACTTCACCGCCGACGCCGTGGCCGCCACCACCACCCTGGCCTCGGCCGCCTGCCTGGCCGGCGCCAAGATCTTCAACTGCATGAGCGTCGAGGACGTCATGCTGCGCGAGGAAAACGGCGTCAAACGCGTCACCGGCATCGTCATCAACTCCTCGCCCGTGGAAATCGCCGGCCTGCACGTCGATCCCGTGGTGCTGGGGTCCAAATACCTCGTCGAGGCCACCGGCCACGCCGTGGAAGTGCTGCAAACCCTGGTGCGCAAAAACGACGTGCGCCTCAACACGCCCTCGGGCGGCATCGAGGGCGAACAGTCCATGTGGGCCGACACGGCCGAGATCAACACCGTCAAGAACACCCGCGAGATCTTCCCCGGACTGTACGTGGCCGGCATGGCCGCCAACGCCAGCTACGGCTCCTACCGCATGGGGCCGATCTTCGGCGGCATGCTGCTGTCGGGCGAAAAGGTCGCCGCCGACATCGCGGCGAAGCTGAAAGGCTAG
- a CDS encoding ARMT1-like domain-containing protein: protein MIQEVPSVLPVPGQAPRYGVDPILDAWLLHFMTENNLEHSIDPEKNASPEQLRFMVALAPDQIYVPCTDAMFGHLLTEQADPLVVAEYDARLARIDGLIDAFVPDDYTRRKIRTLCQLKYRQALVKPTLIPSRLGKRLNTIFLTQSGLDDPYRERRRAANRRAFAFIQSETFRGMLHACPTDLPGCGSIPELRHVLDLLELKRLFAMSVMPEVWEGDGACPGPEALDAVMESFPPEFSRLETMLDPRRGARLKILYLIDTAGGVMFDLLAVRTLLRMGHRVMLAFKEGFYFEAPTIWDTDGDPILDTALADAHFLTDQRITKNELLQVIRENPLTVISDGTRERLNLYRVSVTFARAWKEADLVVAKGERNHRRLILTSHQFTRDVAAFYRLPGDGLRFDFKPRAPGAVSFTEAEITAKAEEIILGMRQAKTAGRSVMFYSAIIGSVPGQTKVAIELVTAFVAYLRRKLPGVYIINPAEHFEEGMDADDLMFMWEKVQRSGLIDVWRFQTHFDIEKSFELIGRKAPPVWAGKDATFSTGCTKEMRIALSMQQRHREMQIIGPDPEKFFRRREYGVGRFCDAGIDCG, encoded by the coding sequence ATGATCCAGGAAGTCCCCTCCGTTCTGCCCGTCCCCGGCCAAGCCCCGCGCTACGGCGTCGATCCCATCCTCGACGCCTGGCTTTTGCATTTCATGACCGAGAACAACCTCGAACACTCCATCGACCCGGAAAAAAACGCCTCCCCCGAGCAGCTGCGCTTCATGGTGGCCCTGGCCCCGGACCAGATCTACGTGCCCTGCACCGACGCCATGTTCGGCCATCTGCTCACCGAGCAGGCCGATCCGCTGGTGGTGGCCGAGTACGACGCCCGCCTGGCCCGCATCGACGGGCTCATCGACGCGTTTGTCCCCGACGACTACACCCGGCGCAAGATCCGCACCCTGTGCCAGCTCAAGTACCGCCAGGCCCTGGTCAAACCTACGCTGATTCCCTCGCGCCTGGGCAAGCGCCTCAACACCATTTTCCTCACCCAGTCGGGCCTGGACGACCCCTACCGGGAACGCCGCCGGGCCGCCAACCGCCGGGCCTTCGCCTTCATCCAAAGCGAAACCTTTCGCGGCATGCTCCACGCCTGCCCGACCGATCTGCCCGGCTGCGGCTCCATCCCCGAGCTGCGCCATGTCCTGGACCTGCTGGAGCTCAAGCGGCTGTTCGCCATGTCCGTCATGCCCGAAGTCTGGGAGGGCGACGGGGCCTGTCCCGGCCCGGAAGCCCTGGACGCGGTCATGGAAAGCTTCCCGCCGGAATTTTCCCGGCTGGAGACCATGCTCGATCCCCGGCGCGGGGCCAGGCTCAAGATCCTTTATCTCATCGATACCGCCGGCGGGGTCATGTTCGACCTGCTGGCCGTGCGCACGCTGTTGCGCATGGGCCACCGGGTCATGCTGGCCTTCAAGGAGGGTTTCTACTTCGAGGCCCCGACCATCTGGGACACCGACGGCGACCCCATCCTGGACACGGCCCTGGCCGACGCCCATTTCCTCACCGACCAGCGCATCACCAAAAACGAGCTGCTGCAGGTGATCCGCGAAAATCCGCTCACCGTCATCTCCGACGGCACCCGCGAGCGGCTTAATCTCTACCGCGTGTCCGTGACCTTTGCCCGGGCCTGGAAAGAGGCCGATCTCGTGGTGGCCAAGGGCGAACGCAACCATCGTCGGCTCATCCTCACCAGCCACCAGTTCACCCGGGACGTGGCCGCCTTCTACCGCCTGCCCGGCGACGGGCTGCGTTTCGACTTCAAGCCCCGCGCTCCCGGAGCGGTGTCCTTTACCGAGGCCGAGATCACGGCCAAGGCCGAGGAGATCATCCTCGGCATGCGCCAAGCCAAGACGGCCGGCCGGTCAGTGATGTTCTACAGCGCCATCATCGGCTCGGTACCGGGCCAGACCAAGGTGGCCATCGAGCTGGTCACGGCCTTTGTGGCCTACCTGCGCCGCAAGCTGCCCGGGGTCTACATCATCAATCCGGCCGAGCACTTCGAAGAGGGCATGGACGCCGACGATTTGATGTTCATGTGGGAAAAGGTGCAGCGCAGCGGCCTTATTGATGTGTGGCGGTTCCAGACCCACTTCGACATCGAAAAGAGCTTCGAGCTCATCGGCCGCAAGGCGCCGCCGGTCTGGGCCGGCAAGGACGCCACCTTCTCCACCGGCTGCACCAAGGAGATGCGCATCGCCCTGTCCATGCAGCAGCGCCACCGGGAAATGCAGATCATCGGCCCGGACCCGGAAAAGTTCTTCCGTCGACGCGAATACGGCGTTGGGCGGTTTTGCGACGCGGGGATCGATTGTGGGTAG
- a CDS encoding NAD(+)/NADH kinase translates to MSPSIRTVLVIYKADHDQARAMAWTVAQWLAARDVVCLVRENLPDAAHAVLPAGAVVAAPPDLALILGGDGTMLSAARKRVVDGVPLLGINLGRVGFMTSAGLADWEAVLGDILRNGFVETRRLMIEVAVIRRGETVFSTISVNDAVISRGAMARLAAFDVTLGDTDVCTLRADGVVISTPTGSTAYCVSAGGPLIYPGLDVLCVVPICPFLSDFKPVVVPADAPVRLALSAPETNMYLTCDGQELFALDDHDVVLVTKADRCLRLAKRPGESYFERLRLKGFINRP, encoded by the coding sequence ATGTCGCCTTCCATACGCACTGTTCTCGTCATCTACAAAGCCGACCACGACCAGGCCCGGGCCATGGCCTGGACCGTGGCCCAATGGCTTGCCGCCCGGGACGTCGTGTGTCTCGTGCGGGAAAATCTGCCCGACGCCGCCCACGCGGTCCTGCCGGCCGGGGCCGTGGTGGCCGCGCCGCCGGACCTGGCGCTCATCCTTGGCGGCGACGGCACCATGCTCTCGGCCGCCCGCAAGCGCGTGGTCGACGGCGTGCCGCTACTGGGCATCAACCTCGGCCGGGTGGGCTTTATGACCTCGGCCGGCCTCGCCGACTGGGAAGCGGTGCTCGGCGACATCCTGCGCAACGGCTTTGTTGAGACCCGCCGCCTCATGATCGAGGTGGCCGTCATCCGCCGGGGCGAGACGGTCTTTTCCACCATCTCGGTCAACGACGCCGTGATCAGCCGCGGGGCCATGGCCCGGCTGGCCGCCTTTGACGTGACCCTTGGCGATACCGACGTCTGCACGCTTCGGGCCGACGGCGTGGTCATTTCCACCCCCACCGGCTCCACCGCCTACTGCGTCTCGGCCGGCGGGCCGCTCATCTACCCGGGCCTGGACGTCCTGTGCGTGGTGCCCATCTGCCCGTTTTTAAGCGACTTCAAACCCGTGGTCGTGCCGGCCGACGCGCCGGTGCGCCTGGCCCTGTCGGCCCCGGAAACCAACATGTACCTGACCTGCGACGGCCAGGAACTCTTTGCCCTGGACGACCACGACGTGGTGCTCGTCACCAAGGCCGACCGCTGCCTGCGTCTGGCCAAGCGCCCGGGGGAAAGCTATTTCGAGCGCCTGCGGCTCAAGGGATTTATTAACCGCCCATGA
- a CDS encoding DVU0524 family FlgM-associated protein has protein sequence MTAIPYQVSAMLRTYGRQVTTARRLARFRRSLQPVDDEETQISREAKRRELVGRVAAEIVENCIVAGSETPVVEELKAELEEELGFPVVFAYPPEEQEMQIFRKDPGRQAEPLVGEAKAAAMRRLWELALEKVDATML, from the coding sequence GTGACCGCCATCCCTTATCAGGTCAGCGCCATGCTGCGCACCTACGGACGGCAGGTGACCACGGCCCGGCGGCTGGCCCGGTTCCGTCGGTCGCTGCAGCCCGTCGATGACGAGGAAACCCAGATTTCCCGGGAGGCCAAGCGCCGGGAACTGGTGGGGCGGGTGGCGGCCGAGATCGTGGAGAACTGCATCGTGGCCGGCAGTGAAACGCCGGTGGTCGAGGAGCTCAAGGCCGAACTGGAAGAGGAACTCGGCTTCCCCGTGGTGTTCGCCTATCCTCCTGAAGAACAGGAAATGCAGATTTTTCGCAAGGACCCGGGGAGACAGGCCGAACCTCTTGTCGGCGAGGCCAAGGCGGCCGCCATGCGGCGGTTGTGGGAATTGGCTCTGGAAAAAGTTGACGCAACCATGCTCTAA
- the flgM gene encoding flagellar biosynthesis anti-sigma factor FlgM gives MDIKNIFGINQPYGQNRVGRSDSGESSSVSRGKAGSSGGASGSSADRVTLSDGGRLVSVATRTAQEAPESRADKVAALKAQVEAGTYQPDSKKIAEKLLTMESELFG, from the coding sequence ATGGACATCAAGAACATCTTCGGAATCAATCAGCCCTATGGGCAAAATCGTGTCGGGCGTAGCGACTCCGGCGAATCTTCAAGCGTTTCGCGTGGCAAGGCGGGCAGTTCCGGCGGCGCGTCCGGTTCGTCGGCCGACCGGGTGACGCTTTCCGACGGCGGCAGGCTCGTATCCGTGGCCACCCGAACGGCCCAGGAAGCCCCGGAATCGCGGGCCGACAAGGTCGCCGCCCTCAAGGCCCAGGTGGAGGCCGGCACCTACCAGCCGGACTCCAAGAAAATCGCCGAGAAGCTGCTGACCAT